From the Candidatus Thermoplasmatota archaeon genome, the window TCAAGCTTAGCCAAGCGCTCAATAGACTGCCTCAAAAGATGCTTGTCTCCACTAGGGAAATCATATCTACCAAACCAGCCACCAGAAAAAATAGTGTCACCAGAAATCAAAGTCTTACTTGCTTTACTATACAAGCACATGCTACCAGGCGTATGACCAGGCGTATGAAGAACCTCAAATTTTTCATCACCAACAATAACAGTATCTCCATCTTTTAATTTGACATCAACTGGCATCTTAGGCATCACACCACCAAGCATCTTCGCAAAATCACTTTCACCACGCTCTATTTTATCAGATGCCTCTTTATGGGCCATGATTTTTGCTTTGCTTTCTGTTAACTCAAACAATTTCCTAACACCGCCGCAATGATCAAAATGTTCATGTGTGATGATAATCTGTTTTATAGAAACAGGATCAACTAATTTTTTAACTTCTCTGACAACCCATTCATTGTTCAAACCTGTGCCACAATCAATAATAGTCGTTTTCTCACCAGTTATAACATAAATATTTGAATCAAAATTACGACCATATATACAATGAACATGCATGTATTCAAATAATACAGCAGATAAAATAAAACTTGTTATTTTTTTCACAACAAAAAACTTATAAAAACTTATTTAAAAAACTTGGGTAAATTAAAAACAAAAAAGGTCATCTCACCAGTAGTGCTACTGTTACCATACTCATCATAAACCTTAGCCTCGATAGTTTGTTTCATAAACGCTTTTTCATCCCATTTCATCGTAAACGGCTCCTTTGTAACTGTATCCTTAAGTTTACCATTTACATAAAACTCAGCTTTACTAACCCTCTTATCATCTATATCCAGAGTAAATGGACCAAATATCACTGGTTTAAAGAAAGGCAGTATCTTCTTGTTCCTAACATAAATAAAACTCTCAACTTTAAAAAGTTTATATTTAAAAGCAAAAAACAATAACACCGCAAATGCTATAGCCACTCCACCGAATAGTGCTATCCATAACCACGAAAATTTAATCCCCTCTTCACTCACTATATAAGAAACGAACGTGT encodes:
- a CDS encoding MBL fold metallo-hydrolase, whose amino-acid sequence is MKKITSFILSAVLFEYMHVHCIYGRNFDSNIYVITGEKTTIIDCGTGLNNEWVVREVKKLVDPVSIKQIIITHEHFDHCGGVRKLFELTESKAKIMAHKEASDKIERGESDFAKMLGGVMPKMPVDVKLKDGDTVIVGDEKFEVLHTPGHTPGSMCLYSKASKTLISGDTIFSGGWFGRYDFPSGDKHLLRQSIERLAKLDVVNLYPGHEPIVEGDGRKHMMMVLENIRSDLLWLCLVQGIF